A genomic window from Nicotiana sylvestris chromosome 11, ASM39365v2, whole genome shotgun sequence includes:
- the LOC104237812 gene encoding probable ubiquitin-like-specific protease 2B isoform X2, translating into MQLTTCLMCIWLGSGKKGTDEELPSQSRPKEHPRTCRKRKSKKIAAAPDSAVLLRRSARLRGLSNRKNGKSDGKLNSVDFDCYLENIWRELPEDKKSSFAYLESMWFYLYTTKLFKPKVLRWIKGLDIFSKKYVFVPIVLWDHWCLLIFCHFGESLESESKTPCMLLLDSLHMAGPSRYEPEIRKFVLDIFKNEERPESQQLIRKIKLLIPKVPQQTNGTDCGKFALYYISLFLESAPENFSISEGYPYFMKKDWFTPDQLESFWLELPTLTKDSSEDMKNTAVSGESVSGSEDAIIYLV; encoded by the exons ATGCAGCTTACCACTTGTTTGATGTGCATCTGGTTAG GCTCTGGTAAAAAAGGAACTGATGAGGAACTTCCAAGTCAGTCTCGCCCAAAGGAACACCCACGCACATGtcgaaaaagaaaaagtaaaaaaatagcTGCTGCACCTGATTCAGCTGTTCTGCTACGCCGTTCTGCTCGCCTCCGTGGACTGTCAAATAGAAAGAATGGCAAATCAGATGGAAAGTTAAACTCGGTCGACTTTGACTGCTACCTGGA GAACATATGGAGGGAACTACCAGAGGATAAGAAAAGTTCATTTGCATACCTTGAGTCCATGTGGTTTTATTTATACACAACCAAACTATTCAAGCCTAAGGTGTTGAGGTGGATTAAGGGGCTAGACATATTCTCGAAAAAATATGTTTTTGTTCCCATCGTTCTCTg GGATCATTGGTGTCTTTTGATCTTTTGCCATTTCGGCGAAAGTTTAGAGTCAGAATCCAAAACTCCCTGTATGTTGTTACTGGATTCACTGCATATGGCGGGACCCTCGCGATATGAACCTGAGATAAGAAA ATTTGTTTTGGACATTTTCAAAAATGAAGAGAGGCCAGAGAGCCAGCAGCTGATTAGGAAAATCAAGTTATTGATTCCTAAG GTACCGCAGCAGACAAATGGTACGGACTGCGGTAAATTTGCTTTGTACTACATTAGCCTTTTCCTAGAGAGCGCTCCGGAAAATTTTAGCATATCTGAAGGCTACCCTTACTTT ATGAAGAAAGACTGGTTTACTCCTGACCAGTTAGAAAGCTTTTGGCTGGAATTGCCGACTCTGACCAAGGATTCTTCTGAGGACATGAAAAACACAGCAGTCTCTGGTGAAAGCGTCTCAGGTTCTGAGGATGCTATTATATATCTGGTATAG
- the LOC104237812 gene encoding probable ubiquitin-like-specific protease 2B isoform X1: MGFKRAPTLLWSCQGKESQVNCRNIVKGSGKKGTDEELPSQSRPKEHPRTCRKRKSKKIAAAPDSAVLLRRSARLRGLSNRKNGKSDGKLNSVDFDCYLENIWRELPEDKKSSFAYLESMWFYLYTTKLFKPKVLRWIKGLDIFSKKYVFVPIVLWDHWCLLIFCHFGESLESESKTPCMLLLDSLHMAGPSRYEPEIRKFVLDIFKNEERPESQQLIRKIKLLIPKVPQQTNGTDCGKFALYYISLFLESAPENFSISEGYPYFMKKDWFTPDQLESFWLELPTLTKDSSEDMKNTAVSGESVSGSEDAIIYLV; the protein is encoded by the exons ATGGGATTCAAGAGAGCACCTACCTTGTTGTGGTCTTGCCAAGGCAAGGAATCACAGGTGAACTGCCGCAATATAGTTAAAG GCTCTGGTAAAAAAGGAACTGATGAGGAACTTCCAAGTCAGTCTCGCCCAAAGGAACACCCACGCACATGtcgaaaaagaaaaagtaaaaaaatagcTGCTGCACCTGATTCAGCTGTTCTGCTACGCCGTTCTGCTCGCCTCCGTGGACTGTCAAATAGAAAGAATGGCAAATCAGATGGAAAGTTAAACTCGGTCGACTTTGACTGCTACCTGGA GAACATATGGAGGGAACTACCAGAGGATAAGAAAAGTTCATTTGCATACCTTGAGTCCATGTGGTTTTATTTATACACAACCAAACTATTCAAGCCTAAGGTGTTGAGGTGGATTAAGGGGCTAGACATATTCTCGAAAAAATATGTTTTTGTTCCCATCGTTCTCTg GGATCATTGGTGTCTTTTGATCTTTTGCCATTTCGGCGAAAGTTTAGAGTCAGAATCCAAAACTCCCTGTATGTTGTTACTGGATTCACTGCATATGGCGGGACCCTCGCGATATGAACCTGAGATAAGAAA ATTTGTTTTGGACATTTTCAAAAATGAAGAGAGGCCAGAGAGCCAGCAGCTGATTAGGAAAATCAAGTTATTGATTCCTAAG GTACCGCAGCAGACAAATGGTACGGACTGCGGTAAATTTGCTTTGTACTACATTAGCCTTTTCCTAGAGAGCGCTCCGGAAAATTTTAGCATATCTGAAGGCTACCCTTACTTT ATGAAGAAAGACTGGTTTACTCCTGACCAGTTAGAAAGCTTTTGGCTGGAATTGCCGACTCTGACCAAGGATTCTTCTGAGGACATGAAAAACACAGCAGTCTCTGGTGAAAGCGTCTCAGGTTCTGAGGATGCTATTATATATCTGGTATAG